A window from Esox lucius isolate fEsoLuc1 chromosome 16, fEsoLuc1.pri, whole genome shotgun sequence encodes these proteins:
- the LOC114828798 gene encoding NAD(P)H dehydrogenase [quinone] 1-like — protein MAMKKVLIVYAHQSAGSFNAAARDVAVEVLKAQGCQVEVSDLYAMKFNPSATADDITGEVKDAEHFHYGEETMLAWKEGRLSADLTEEQRKLSAADVVIFQFPMYWFTVPAIMKGWIDRVLTMGFAYTSEQRYSQGIFKEKKAMLSFTTGSSESMFSSNGINGDINITLWPLQNGILHYCGFQVLAPQIFWAPHHISSEARSTMLEAWRTRLQGLLGEMPLSFTPSDSFDCERGFQLKEVIEEKHKSEDFGLTVGTHLGKRIPPNSQIKSGV, from the exons ATGG CCATGAAGAAGGTACTGATTGTGTACGCCCACCAAAGTGCTGGGTCGTTTAACGCTGCAGCCAGAGATGTGGCTGTTGAGGTCCTGAAGGCTCAGGGGTGTCAGGTGGAGGTGTCTGACCTCTACGCCATGAAGTTTAACCCTTCTGCTACGGCTGATGACATCACTGGAGAGGTGAAGGATGCTGAGCACTTCCATTATGGAGAGGAGACCATGCTGGCATGGAAGGAGGGACGGCTCTCTGCTGACCTCACTGAGGAACAACGCAAACTCTCTGCTGCAGATGTTGTCATATTCCAG TTCCCCATGTACTGGTTCACTGTTCCTGCCATTATGAAGGGCTGGATTGACCGGGTTCTCACAATGGGCTTTGCCTACACCTCAGAACAGAGGTACAGTCAAGGTATCTTCAAG GAGAAGAAAGCCATGCTGTCTTTCACTACTGGATCCTCTGAGTCCATGTTCAGTTCCAATGGCATCAATGGAGACATAAACATCACCTTGTGGCCACTGCAG AATGGTATCCTGCACTACTGTGGCTTCCAGGTTCTGGCTCCACAGATCTTCTGGGCACCTCATCACATCTCTTCTGAGGCTCGTTCTACCATGCTGGAGGCCTGGCGCACACGACTACAAGGGCTTCTGGGAGAGATGCCGCTCTCCTTCACCCCCTCAGACAGCTTTGATTGTGAGCGGGGCTTCCAGCTCAAAGAGGTTATTGAGGAGAAGCACAAGTCTGAAGACTTTGGCCTGACAGTTGGCACCCACCTGGGCAAACGCATCCCACCCAACAGCCAGATCAAATCTGGGGTGTAG
- the LOC105030604 gene encoding NAD(P)H dehydrogenase [quinone] 1, protein MAMKKVLIVYAHQSAGSFTAAAKDAAVEVLMAQGCQVEVSDLYAMKFNPSATADDITGEVKDAEHFHYGEETMLAWKEGRLSADLTEEQRKLSAADVVLFQFPMYWFTVPAIMKGWIDRVLTMGFAYTSEQRYSQGIFKEKKAMLSFTTGSPESMFSSNGINGDINITLWPLQNGILHYCGFQVLAPQIFWAPHHISPEARSTMLEAWRTRLQGLLGEMPLSFTPSDSFDCERGFQLKEVIEEKHKSEDVGLTVGTHLGKRIPPNSQIKSGV, encoded by the exons ATGG CCATGAAGAAGGTACTGATTGTATACGCCCACCAGAGTGCTGGGTCGTTTACTGCTGCAGCCAAAGATGCGGCTGTGGAGGTCCTGATGGCTCAGGGGTGTCAGGTGGAGGTGTCTGACCTCTACGCCATGAAGTTTAACCCTTCTGCTACGGCTGATGACATCACTGGAGAGGTGAAGGATGCTGAGCACTTCCATTATGGAGAGGAGACCATGCTGGCATGGAAGGAGGGACGGCTCTCTGCTGACCTCACTGAGGAACAACGCAAACTCTCTGCTGCAGATGTTGTCTTATTCCAG TTCCCCATGTACTGGTTCACTGTTCCTGCCATTATGAAGGGCTGGATTGACCGGGTTCTCACAATGGGCTTTGCCTACACCTCAGAACAGAGGTACAGTCAAGGTATCTTCAAG GAGAAGAAAGCCATGTTGTCTTTCACTACTGGATCCCCTGAGTCCATGTTCAGTTCCAATGGCATCAACGGAGACATAAACATCACCTTGTGGCCACTGCAG AATGGTATCCTGCACTACTGTGGCTTCCAGGTTCTGGCTCCACAGATCTTCTGGGCTCCTCATCACATCTCTCCTGAGGCTCGTTCTACCATGCTGGAGGCATGGCGCACACGACTACAAGGGCTTCTGGGAGAGATGCCGCTCTCCTTCACCCCCTCAGACAGCTTTGATTGTGAGCGTGGCTTCCAGCTCAAAGAGGTTATTGAGGAGAAGCACAAGTCTGAAGACGTTGGCCTGACAGTTGGCACTCACCTGGGCAAACGCATCCCTCCCAACAGCCAGATCAAATCTGGGGTGTAG
- the LOC114828797 gene encoding NAD(P)H dehydrogenase [quinone] 1-like isoform X1, protein MAMKKVLIVYAHQSAGSFTAAAKDATVEVLKAQGCQVEVSDLYAMKFNPSATADDITGEVKDAEHFHYGEETMLAWKEGRLSADLTEEQRKLSAADVVIFQFPMYWFTVPAIMKGWIDRVLTMGFAYTSEQRYSQGIFKEKKAMLSFTTGSPESMFSSNGINGDINITMWPLQNGILHYCGFQVLAPQIFWAPHHISSEARSTMLEAWRTRLQGLLGEMPLSFTPSDSFDCERGFQLKEVIEEKHKSEDFGLTVGTHLGKRIPPNSQIKSGV, encoded by the exons ATGG CCATGAAGAAGGTACTGATTGTGTACGCCCACCAGAGTGCTGGGTCGTTTACCGCCGCAGCCAAAGATGCGACTGTTGAGGTCCTGAAGGCTCAGGGGTGTCAGGTGGAGGTGTCTGACCTCTACGCCATGAAGTTTAACCCTTCTGCTACGGCTGATGACATCACTGGAGAGGTGAAGGATGCTGAGCACTTCCATTATGGAGAGGAGACCATGCTGGCATGGAAGGAGGGACGGCTCTCTGCTGACCTCACTGAGGAACAACGCAAACTCTCTGCTGCAGATGTTGTCATATTCCAG TTCCCCATGTACTGGTTCACTGTTCCTGCCATTATGAAGGGCTGGATTGACCGGGTTCTCACAATGGGCTTTGCCTACACCTCAGAACAGAGGTACAGTCAAGGTATCTTCAAG GAGAAGAAAGCCATGCTGTCTTTCACTACTGGATCCCCTGAGTCCATGTTCAGTTCCAATGGCATCAACGGAGACATAAACATCACCATGTGGCCACTGCAG AATGGTATCCTGCACTACTGTGGCTTCCAGGTTCTGGCTCCACAGATCTTCTGGGCTCCTCATCACATCTCTTCTGAGGCTCGTTCTACCATGCTGGAGGCCTGGCGCACACGACTACAAGGGCTTCTCGGAGAGATGCCTCTCTCCTTCACCCCCTCAGACAGCTTTGATTGTGAGCGGGGCTTCCAGCTCAAAGAGGTTATTGAGGAGAAGCACAAGTCTGAAGACTTTGGCCTGACAGTTGGCACCCACCTGGGCAAACGCATCCCACCCAACAGCCAGATCAAATCTGGGGTGTAG